From the genome of Colletotrichum higginsianum IMI 349063 chromosome 4, whole genome shotgun sequence, one region includes:
- a CDS encoding Spc7 kinetochore protein: protein MASFGDATMPSTRRTRKSIGATDSRKNGDKENATIDVGSTLAESRKKSRSKSIGPGGLDALKNANGNRRASLAVPSRPPPRSILKPTVPLLPEIPPHRKRGADLIDLGPPRSSTPTTTGSADLTGSESKIALRTEEEQQAAAKERAERDRRDARRKSLANRRVSFAAEATLHTFHEIEFNQESTSSTGSTRRRSSAAGPTSEEPPNRPSTPQEQEDDVVPQSPDNQRELHQKKRRRSSTAPLMEFTDNEEDTMATGFSSDSEPADAVEEVADEDEDEASDSDSDSDNDGTMMTVDDHEVTGASVMSGRTTATDDDQDTLDEALRTAARQAGTQRSGFDDSDDEEVIPSFGWIKKDKPQPEAGSTQSDPTPPSLFRNSPPADDEEGDADMDMDMDITSAVGGIFNNKTSQNIEPDEEMSMDVTRVLGGILSKSNISKTALVETVSDDQTMEFTTAVGGIQKSNANGHDDENDDEDMSMEFTSAIGGLLPTHTKSDATQKRRRTLTSRNKPEDSTMDMDMTIGVGKILHTADKTRPEDQTMGMDMTIPFGRILSTEDEPVEEEEATAGMDITVPFGKILPTANRLPEQDEATMGMDMTVPVGRILPSSPVSEQEEVTAGMEMTLAVGGIIRAPQSPEARVAAKKLMEAEVNKPDTPTKSMSAKPASPTKKLVASVKKHTAPASDAQSSPGFNPFQGRGLRQSMPHAGTNSLSPARSRTPSPPKSAVPPHAVAETPLDSSPVKTPQSVKRRGRSQSPVRKPATPSPAKAISRLNVFQQDPATGARTPTVILTPQTRRHSGIGADKPGLGSPRVAALLDRRGSLGETVKQFVPGKARGVTFGDPQVIQDEIDRDRQEEEDKENGRSILEREADGGENEKDATLNLREMIESLSPKKKRMQSRKSLHVGSARGLLGKRPAELDDEEDGEDHDGVKRLKGHQGSPVKNVKLQQPPSKAETTGRRLTRSASKSVEEAGEPKATPTHSESPHKLATSAKSPKAHGRFKDIEEDTMSQPMNLDGSPVRDENELISEQPEERIHLQDFLNMTSIRFMELTTTKRRHTQAPDMFKDGLLGGKDDMSLERCVVAGACTVPMLELYQHSCRELKKYISEGRRIVREIESETFEENPPLFREYMSASPDFKNILDNQFKNGKTHARLESKAMWYEWRMKLQEGLREGLVRISEGMAVDEKVLHQQQKLLSSVLPAIASRFTSLHQEHQNLQAVAEELADCDPEELEAARSDLANLETDVEEKTRRISELRRQLEEAEQGIEELMQEKQQCHEDIKEAEKIREECRGWSISEISALKGESQPPIAMEYRTHMTNMPAARVDSLEKQHGWAVTGVSGSTISMTYRREIELVFDMASFQHEQKNSRIDLWYIATNRETNPAPSTPEKEFFLQCIRDHIRGLPQSRTKIADLLHWVRAAWDKANCTSNHIRQLNITFPTAVSRTSDSSIAVKSSLLLPPIATKVEVALEIRGSSRTDGVEFALHPEAKVIYGEHFNTGKMGEFLATHLGGDAFSLVEGAPSWSAVVVDLHERLLARGRK, encoded by the coding sequence AGATCGCTCTGCGCACGGAGGAGGAACAGCAGGCGGCGGCAAAGGAGCGGGCCGAACGAGATCGCAGAGATGCCCGGCGCAAGTCTCTTGCGAATCGTCGCGTGTCTTTCGCAGCGGAAGCTACCCTTCACACATTCCACGAGATCGAGTTCAACCAAGAGTCGACATCGTCAACAGGTTCGACGCGTCGCAGATCCTCCGCCGCAGGCCCAACCAGCGAAGAGCCGCCGAATCGCCCGTCAACACCGCAGGAACAAGAGGATGACGTTGTCCCACAGTCGCCAGACAATCAGCGAGAACTGCATCAGAAGAAACGCAGGAGAAGCTCCACTGCTCCCCTGATGGAGTTCACAGACAATGAAGAAGATACCATGGCTACCGGGTTCAGTTCCGACTCAGAGCCAGCAGATGCTGTGGAGGAGGTTGccgatgaagatgaagatgaagctTCAGATTCCGACAGTGACTCTGACAACGACGGCACAATGATGACAGTCGACGATCACGAAGTCACCGGTGCCTCGGTTATGTCTGGGCGCACCACTGCAACGGATGATGATCAGGACACTCTAGACGAAGCACTTCGAACAGCCGCACGACAGGCTGGTACCCAACGGTCCGGCTTTGATGACagtgacgacgaagaagtgATTCCTTCTTTTGGATGGATCAAGAAGGACAAACCTCAACCAGAGGCAGGTTCTACTCAGAGCGACCCTACGCCCCCTTCACTTTTCCGAAACAGTCCTCCTGCGGATGACGAAGAGGGTGATGcggacatggacatggatATGGACATCACATCTGCCGTCGGAGGTATCTTCAACAACAAGACATCTCAAAACATCGAACCCGACGAAGAAATGTCCATGGATGTCACTCGTGTATTGGGAGGCATCTTGTCGAAGAGCAATATCAGCAAGACGGCATTGGTTGAAACAGTGTCAGATGATCAGACCATGGAGTTCACCACGGCGGTTGGAGGCATTCAGAAATCCAACGCCAACGGCCATGACGACGAgaatgatgatgaggacATGTCAATGGAATTCACTAGTGCGATTGGTGGTCTGCTACCGACACACACAAAGAGTGACGCGACGCAGAAGCGCCGGAGAACGCTGACCTCCCGCAACAAACCGGAGGATTCAaccatggacatggacatgaCCATCGGGGTCGGCAAGATCCTCCACACTGCAGACAAGACACGCCCTGAGGACCAGACCATGGGCATGGATATGACCATTCCTTTCGGCCGCATCCTCTCAACAGAAGATGAGCCtgtggaggaagaggaagcaaCCGCGGGAATGGATATAACTGTCCCTTTCGGCAAGATACTGCCCACAGCAAACCGATTGCCTGAACAGGACGAGGCGACCATGGGGATGGATATGACTGTTCCTGTCGGTCGTATCTTACCGTCTTCCCCAGTATcagaacaagaagaagtcaCAGCGGGTATGGAGATGACACTGGCTGTCGGAGGCATCATCAGAGCGCCCCAGTCCCCCGAGGCTCGGGTTGCTGCCAAGAAACTTATGGAAGCGGAAGTAAACAAACCAGACACACCTACCAAGTCTATGTCAGCCAAGCCTGCATCGCCCACTAAGAAGCTTGTCGCCTCCGTCAAGAAGCACACAGCCCCAGCATCTGATGCCCAAAGCAGCCCTGGGTTCAACCCTTTCCAAGGCAGGGGTCTTCGCCAAAGCATGCCTCACGCAGGCACCAACTCATTATCACCGGCCCGAAGTAGAACCCCTAGCCCTCCGAAGTCTGCGGTCCCTCCTCATGCTGTCGCCGAGACCCCACTTGACAGTTCGCCTGTTAAGACGCCGCAATCAGTCAAGAGGCGAGGCCGCTCCCAGTCGCCCGTCAGGAAGCCTGCCACTCCGTCTCCCGCGAAGGCTATCAGTCGTTTGAACGTATTCCAGCAGGATCCTGCCACCGGCGCAAGGACCCCTACAGTGATCCTTACTCCCCAAACCCGCAGGCACTCCGGAATCGGCGCAGACAAGCCTGGACTGGGATCACCTCGAGTTGCCGCCCTTTTGGACCGCAGAGGCTCCCTTGGCGAGACGGTTAAGCAGTTTGTGCCCGGCAAGGCCCGTGGGGTTACCTTTGGGGATCCACAGGTTATCCAAGACGAAATCGACAGAGACcgccaggaagaagaggacaaGGAAAATGGTCGCAGCATCCTCGAGCGCGAAGCTGATGGTGGCGAGAACGAGAAAGACGCGACTCTGAATCTAAGGGAAATGATTGAGAGCTTGAgcccgaagaagaagcgcatGCAAAGTCGCAAGAGCCTTCATGTCGGGAGCGCAAGAGGATTGCTTGGAAAGCGGCCGGCGGAGcttgatgatgaggaggatggcgaggaccATGATGGCGTCAAGAGGCTCAAAGGTCACCAAGGCAGCCCCGTCAAAAATGTCAAACTGCAACAGCCACCCAGTAAGGCAGAAACCACTGGTCGCAGGTTGACTCGATCAGCCAGCAAGAGTGTGGAGGAAGCCGGCGAGCCCAAGGCAACCCCTACTCATTCCGAGTCCCCCCACAAGCTGGCGACTTCGGCCAAGTCACCAAAAGCCCACGGTCGTTTCAAAGACATCGAAGAAGACACTATGTCTCAGCCGATGAATCTTGACGGTTCCCCTGTTCGGGACGAGAACGAACTCATCAGCGAACAGCCGGAGGAGCGTATTCACCTGCAGGATTTCCTGAACATGACGTCGATCCGTTTCATGGAGTTGACAACAACCAAACGACGACACACCCAGGCCCCAGACATGTTCAAGGATGGACTGCTGGGCGGCAAAGATGACATGTCCCTGGAGCGCTGCGTCGTAGCTGGTGCTTGCACGGTGCCAATGCTTGAACTTTACCAGCACTCCTGCCGCGAGCTGAAGAAGTACATCTCCGAGGGTCGCAGGATCGTTCGAGAGATCGAATCGGAGACATTCGAAGAAAACCCGCCGCTGTTTCGGGAGTACATGTCCGCTTCGCCCGACTTCAAGAACATTCTCGACAATCAATTCAAGAACGGCAAGACTCATGCTCGTCTCGAGAGCAAGGCCATGTGGTACGAGTGGCGCATGAAGCTCCAGGAGGGGTTGAGAGAGGGCCTCGTCAGGATTTCCGAAGGCATGGCCGTTGATGAAAAGGTTCTGCACCAACAGCAAAAGCTACTGTCCTCTGTCTTACCTGCCATTGCGTCGCGCTTCACCTCTCTTCACCAAGAGCACCAGAACCTGCAAGCCGTTGCAGAAGAGCTTGCTGACTGCGACCCGGAagagctcgaggccgccagGTCTGACTTGGCCAACCTCGAGACTGATGTCGAAGAGAAGACCCGGCGTATTTCCGAGCTCCGCCGGCAGTTGGAGGAGGCAGAACAAGGCATCGAGGAACTGATGCAGGAGAAGCAGCAGTGCCACGAGGACATTAAGGAAGCGGAGAAGATTCGCGAGGAATGTCGGGGCTGGTCGATTAGCGAGATCAGTGCGCTCAAGGGTGAGTCTCAGCCCCCAATTGCGATGGAATACCGGACCCACATGACTAACATGCCTGCAGCGCGAGTGGATTCTCTTGAAAAGCAGCATGGCTGGGCGGTGACCGGGGTCTCCGGGAGCACCATCTCGATGACATACCGACGCGAAATCGAGCTGGTGTTTGACATGGCCTCTTTCCAGCACGAGCAGAAGAACTCACGGATCGACTTGTGGTACATTGCCACAAACCGCGAGACCAATCCTGCGCCGTCGACACCGGAGAAGGAGTTTTTCCTACAGTGTATTCGGGACCACATCCGAGGACTGCCGCAGAGCCGCACTAAAATTGCGGATCTCCTCCACTGGGTTCGTGCGGCGTGGGACAAGGCTAATTGCACCTCGAACCACATCCGCCAGCTCAACATCACGTTTCCCACGGCTGTCTCCAGGACCTCGGACTCATCCATTGCTGTTAAGTCGTCTCTCCTTCTGCCACCCATCGCGACCAAGGTAGAGGTTGCTCTGGAGATCCGTGGTTCGAGCAGAACGGATGGGGTCGAGTTCGCCCTGCATCCTGAAGCGAAGGTTATCTATGGAGAGCACTTCAACACTGGGAAGATGGGAGAGTTCTTGGCGACTCACCTGGGGGGAGATGCATTCTCTCTAGTTGAGGGTGCCCCTTCGTGGAGCGCTGTGGTTGTCGACCTTCACGAGAGGCTTCTGGCGAGGGGCAGGAAGTAG